In Patescibacteria group bacterium, a single genomic region encodes these proteins:
- a CDS encoding Hsp20/alpha crystallin family protein — protein MAKEKRSFFEKLTGAVHVEDDLEPTPRKAGAHASESRSDAAKREEWSEEGAEGQLPVDVYQTPTDIFIKTLIPGTKVDDLDISITRDMVTIKGKREASREIAEDDYFFRELYWGSFSRTILLPQEIDVEGAEAGEKLGLLTIRLPKIDKSRQTKLKVKSGY, from the coding sequence ATGGCAAAAGAAAAGCGATCATTTTTTGAGAAGCTCACCGGCGCAGTACACGTCGAGGACGACCTCGAGCCAACGCCTCGAAAGGCCGGCGCCCATGCGTCTGAGTCGCGAAGCGATGCGGCCAAGCGCGAAGAGTGGTCAGAGGAAGGCGCTGAAGGACAGTTGCCGGTGGATGTGTACCAGACCCCTACCGATATTTTCATCAAAACGCTCATCCCAGGTACGAAAGTGGATGATTTGGACATTTCCATTACTCGCGACATGGTGACGATCAAGGGCAAGCGCGAAGCGAGCCGCGAGATCGCCGAGGATGACTACTTTTTCCGCGAATTGTACTGGGGTTCTTTTTCTCGAACCATTCTTTTGCCGCAGGAGATTGACGTGGAGGGTGCCGAGGCCGGCGAGAAGCTCGGACTACTCACGATCCGCCTGCCAAAGATCGATAAATCTCGCCAGACGAAGCTGAAGGTGAAGTCGGGGTACTAA
- a CDS encoding PrsW family glutamic-type intramembrane protease, translating to MHLPPLNLFLTLLAGIIPPLIWLKLWLKEDVHPEPRRLILTAFIGGMIAVPFVIPLQGFVKGAVANAVTVVILWALIEETLKFLAGYYTAMTKKVNNEPIDPVMFMLTAALGFAALENVLFIINPAMVGDLYTGLITSNLRFVGATLVHLVCSSAVGISLGLAFYKSRASKLLHLVAGILIATALHSTFNLLIMNATGMSTFGIFFGVWVSVIVLALFFEKVKRVEPTE from the coding sequence ATGCATCTGCCGCCGCTCAATCTCTTTTTGACCTTGCTTGCGGGCATCATTCCCCCGCTCATTTGGCTAAAACTGTGGCTGAAAGAAGATGTGCATCCTGAACCGCGCCGACTCATCCTTACTGCTTTCATCGGCGGCATGATCGCTGTGCCCTTCGTGATCCCACTGCAAGGCTTTGTGAAGGGAGCGGTGGCCAACGCCGTGACAGTAGTCATTCTCTGGGCACTCATTGAAGAAACACTGAAATTCCTCGCCGGGTACTACACAGCCATGACCAAAAAGGTCAACAACGAGCCGATCGACCCGGTGATGTTTATGCTCACTGCCGCCCTCGGCTTTGCGGCACTGGAAAATGTCCTCTTCATCATCAACCCGGCCATGGTCGGAGACTTATACACAGGCCTCATCACTTCCAACCTCCGCTTCGTCGGCGCCACCCTCGTACACCTTGTCTGCTCCTCTGCTGTGGGTATTAGCCTCGGTTTGGCTTTCTACAAAAGTCGTGCGAGCAAGCTGCTCCACCTGGTGGCCGGAATTCTCATCGCCACGGCGTTGCATTCGACCTTCAATCTCCTTATAATGAATGCTACCGGAATGAGCACTTTCGGAATTTTCTTCGGGGTCTGGGTCTCGGTCATCGTCTTGGCGCTCTTTTTTGAAAAGGTGAAGCGTGTCGAGCCGACAGAATAG
- a CDS encoding valine--tRNA ligase, whose translation MNDKFLKPYSPQDTEANIYTRWQESGFFNPDTLAALGAKMPTGGSVPRFTKPFTIVMPPPNANGNLHVGHALAIALEDIMIRYKRMQGFKTLWVPGADHAGFETQIVYEKKLEKEGRSRFKMDPQDLYKEILAFTLENKGNMEAQVRALGASCDWSREKFTLDPDVVAETHRTFQKMYDDGLVYRGSRIVNWCSKHATSLSDVETESKEKTDPFYYFKYGPFTIGTARPETKFGDKYVVMHPEDKRYAEYKQGQKIDLEWINGPITATVIKDEAIDMEFGTGVMTITPWHDAVDFGIAERHKLDREQVIDMRGKLLPIAGEFSGLKIAEARPKIVEKLRAKGLLVKVDEKYVHNVPVCYKCETAIEPQILPQWFVKMQPLAEKAIKAVEAGEVVFQPDNYRKIFLYWMNNTLDWNISRQIVWGIPIPAKICDACGFAAPDLEHKLTTCPSCKTATPLRIDTDTFDTWFSSGQWPLLSLGYSKGADWKSFYPTDVMETGSDLIFKWIPRMVIFGLYLTGKAPFHTVYLHGLVNDAQGKKMSKSKGNVTNPTDLIAKYGTDALRIGLIVGNTPGTNLALSEDKIRGYKNFANKLWNISRFVLESTSGQGATTAFAYDPVFSAWSEAEKALTAERDALVAEITKEMDDNKFYLVAEKLYHYIWHRFADVILEDSKTILGSAAPSAAPTTATPADKTSRAQFLLHTHRAILKTMHPFIPFVTEEIWSLLPKATGEQELLMVEKWPTA comes from the coding sequence ATGAATGATAAGTTCCTGAAGCCGTATTCTCCACAGGATACCGAGGCGAATATCTATACACGCTGGCAAGAGAGCGGTTTTTTTAATCCCGACACGCTTGCCGCGTTGGGCGCCAAAATGCCAACGGGAGGATCTGTGCCACGCTTCACCAAGCCCTTCACTATCGTGATGCCGCCGCCAAACGCCAACGGCAATCTCCACGTCGGCCACGCTCTCGCCATCGCCCTTGAGGACATCATGATCCGCTACAAACGCATGCAGGGCTTCAAGACCCTCTGGGTGCCAGGCGCCGACCATGCCGGCTTCGAGACGCAGATCGTGTACGAGAAGAAGCTCGAGAAAGAAGGACGCTCTCGCTTCAAAATGGATCCTCAGGACCTCTACAAAGAGATTCTCGCCTTCACCCTTGAAAACAAAGGCAACATGGAAGCTCAAGTGCGCGCGCTCGGAGCTTCTTGCGATTGGTCTCGCGAGAAATTCACCCTCGATCCTGACGTCGTGGCCGAAACGCATCGCACGTTCCAGAAAATGTATGACGACGGCCTCGTGTACCGCGGCTCGCGCATTGTGAATTGGTGCTCCAAGCACGCCACCTCCCTTTCCGACGTGGAGACCGAGAGCAAGGAAAAAACCGACCCATTTTACTATTTCAAATACGGCCCATTCACTATCGGCACCGCTCGACCAGAGACAAAATTCGGCGACAAATACGTGGTGATGCACCCAGAGGACAAGCGCTACGCCGAATACAAGCAAGGGCAGAAGATCGACCTCGAATGGATCAACGGCCCGATCACTGCGACCGTCATCAAGGACGAAGCGATCGACATGGAGTTCGGTACCGGCGTGATGACCATCACCCCATGGCATGATGCGGTGGACTTTGGCATTGCCGAGCGACACAAGCTCGACCGCGAACAGGTTATCGACATGCGAGGCAAGCTCCTCCCTATCGCTGGCGAATTTTCGGGCCTGAAGATCGCCGAAGCTCGACCAAAAATCGTCGAGAAGCTCAGGGCCAAAGGCTTGCTCGTGAAAGTGGACGAAAAATACGTACACAATGTCCCTGTCTGCTACAAATGCGAGACCGCGATTGAGCCGCAGATCCTCCCACAATGGTTCGTGAAGATGCAGCCGCTCGCGGAGAAGGCGATCAAAGCTGTGGAAGCTGGTGAAGTAGTCTTCCAGCCAGACAACTACCGCAAAATCTTCCTCTACTGGATGAACAACACCCTCGATTGGAACATTTCCCGACAGATTGTCTGGGGCATTCCAATTCCTGCAAAGATCTGCGACGCTTGTGGTTTTGCTGCACCTGACCTCGAGCACAAGCTCACTACTTGCCCTAGCTGCAAGACAGCAACCCCACTCCGCATCGACACCGACACCTTCGACACCTGGTTCTCCTCGGGCCAGTGGCCACTGCTTTCGCTCGGCTATTCAAAGGGCGCTGATTGGAAGTCTTTCTACCCCACCGACGTCATGGAGACCGGTTCGGACCTGATCTTCAAATGGATCCCACGCATGGTGATCTTCGGCCTCTACCTTACCGGCAAGGCACCATTCCACACCGTATACCTCCACGGCCTCGTAAATGACGCTCAAGGCAAGAAGATGAGCAAGAGTAAAGGCAATGTCACCAATCCAACCGACCTCATCGCCAAGTACGGCACCGACGCGCTGCGCATCGGTCTGATTGTCGGAAATACGCCTGGCACCAACCTCGCTCTCTCCGAAGACAAGATCCGCGGGTACAAAAACTTTGCCAACAAGCTCTGGAATATTAGCCGCTTCGTACTCGAGAGCACTTCCGGTCAGGGCGCGACGACCGCCTTTGCCTACGACCCCGTCTTTTCTGCCTGGTCTGAAGCTGAAAAAGCGCTCACGGCGGAAAGAGACGCCCTTGTCGCCGAGATCACGAAAGAAATGGACGACAACAAATTCTACCTCGTCGCCGAAAAGCTGTACCACTACATCTGGCACCGCTTCGCCGATGTCATCCTCGAAGACAGCAAGACGATTCTCGGATCAGCCGCTCCTAGTGCCGCTCCGACCACCGCAACACCTGCAGACAAAACTTCTCGTGCGCAGTTTTTGCTTCATACCCATCGCGCTATCCTGAAGACGATGCACCCCTTCATCCCATTCGTGACCGAAGAGATCTGGTCCTTGCTGCCAAAGGCCACAGGCGAGCAGGAACTCTTGATGGTGGAAAAGTGGCCGACGGCGTAG
- a CDS encoding ORF6N domain-containing protein produces the protein MEKDAIQNVVEHKIYIIRGQRVMVDFDLAEIYGIPTKSLNLAVRRNIQRFPEDFMFQLTKDESQSLRFQIETSKIGRGGSRYLPYVFTEHGVAMLSAVLKSQRAVQMSIFIVRAFIKMREVLATHTDLAHKIEEIERKQKEHGDQLSSVYSVVKRLINPPEGPKKKIGFEVDGLV, from the coding sequence GTGGAAAAAGATGCGATACAAAATGTCGTCGAACACAAAATTTACATCATTCGCGGCCAGCGGGTGATGGTGGACTTTGATTTGGCTGAAATATACGGCATACCCACTAAAAGTTTGAACTTGGCAGTGCGCCGAAATATTCAAAGGTTTCCAGAGGATTTTATGTTTCAATTAACAAAGGACGAGAGCCAATCTTTGAGGTTTCAAATTGAAACCTCAAAGATTGGTCGTGGAGGAAGCCGTTATCTACCCTACGTCTTCACCGAACACGGCGTGGCCATGCTCTCTGCGGTGCTGAAAAGCCAGCGAGCGGTACAGATGAGTATCTTCATTGTCCGAGCTTTTATCAAAATGCGGGAAGTACTGGCCACGCACACTGATTTGGCCCACAAGATCGAAGAAATTGAGAGAAAACAGAAAGAGCATGGTGATCAGCTTTCGAGTGTGTATTCTGTAGTGAAGCGGTTGATCAATCCGCCGGAGGGGCCGAAAAAGAAGATTGGGTTTGAGGTTGATGGTTTGGTTTGA
- a CDS encoding 3'-5' exonuclease, producing the protein MIVVDVETTGVDPNKHSLVSIGAVDFYHPTNQFYAECRAWEGAHVAEEALAVNGYTREQVVDPKKKSEKEIVIEFLQWAMQCPERTIAGQIPSFDEGFLRAAAARSGVNWPLARRTIDMHTVCYFHALRRGIKPPTLNGHSALNSDTIAEYCGVPAEVKPHVAINGARIEAEMFARFFYDEPLLDEWKKYPVPWVKKN; encoded by the coding sequence ATGATCGTCGTTGATGTTGAGACAACTGGGGTGGACCCGAACAAGCATTCGTTAGTGTCTATTGGTGCGGTGGATTTTTATCATCCGACGAATCAGTTTTATGCCGAATGCCGAGCTTGGGAGGGCGCGCATGTGGCCGAGGAGGCTCTGGCGGTGAATGGGTACACTCGGGAACAGGTTGTCGATCCGAAGAAGAAAAGTGAGAAGGAGATCGTGATTGAATTTTTGCAATGGGCGATGCAGTGTCCGGAGCGGACGATTGCGGGACAGATCCCATCTTTTGACGAGGGGTTTTTGCGCGCCGCGGCGGCGCGCTCGGGGGTGAATTGGCCACTTGCAAGGCGGACGATCGATATGCACACCGTCTGCTATTTTCACGCGTTGCGACGGGGGATCAAGCCGCCGACTTTGAACGGCCATTCTGCCTTGAATTCAGATACGATTGCCGAGTACTGTGGTGTGCCGGCAGAAGTGAAGCCGCACGTTGCAATCAACGGTGCTCGTATCGAAGCCGAAATGTTTGCTCGATTCTTTTATGATGAACCGCTGCTCGATGAGTGGAAAAAGTATCCGGTGCCGTGGGTGAAGAAAAATTGA
- the lepA gene encoding translation elongation factor 4, which translates to MATPLQRIRNFSIIAHIDHGKSTLADRMLEITHTIEARKMRDQVLDSMELEKERGITIKMQPVRMEYTYQAPKGAGGTLDAHIIGEVETPADTRPETYILNLIDTPGHVDFYYEVSRALKAVEGSILLVDATQGVQAQTLTTLGMARESGLKIIPVVSKVDSPLARVPEVKTELAKLLGCSESEVLECSGRTGEGVENLLQEVIKRVPPPKEEFPAGKMPDGSGQVGKESFRALIFDFQYSTHRGVIVYVRVTDGSISKNSQLLFNAADQKFFALEVGVFQPGELEKESIGAGEIGYIVTGIKQPGIASVGDTITLQKHPLPALAGYMSPKPVVWASIYPESQDEFVTLRQGLERLRLSDSSYTFEEEASGTLGRGFRCGFLGMLHLEIITERLRREFQLQLVVTMPSITYEVTDKQGMTKMYYSPSLFPDYGFIEKIREPWVTMNLISPSEYVGPVMQLLYDHEANVLATHSFGDNRNSIDVEMPLRELMRNFFDEVKSVSSGFASMSYTIGELRDADVARLDLLVAGEIVPAFTRVVAKRRVEIEAEKAVEKLHAALPRQQFATKIQGQALGRIISSKTISAFRKDVTGHLYGGDVSRKNKLLDQQKEGKKRMKERGEGSGVTIPQDVFIKMMKTGD; encoded by the coding sequence ATGGCCACCCCTCTCCAGCGGATCCGCAATTTCAGCATTATCGCGCACATCGACCACGGCAAGTCGACGTTGGCTGACCGCATGCTCGAAATCACCCACACCATCGAGGCCCGCAAAATGCGCGACCAGGTACTCGACAGTATGGAGCTCGAAAAGGAGCGCGGTATCACGATCAAGATGCAGCCGGTGCGTATGGAATACACCTATCAGGCGCCAAAAGGTGCCGGCGGCACTTTGGATGCGCATATTATTGGGGAGGTGGAAACGCCGGCGGATACCCGTCCGGAAACCTATATTTTGAACCTTATCGACACCCCCGGCCACGTGGACTTCTATTACGAGGTATCCCGCGCCCTAAAGGCCGTGGAAGGCTCAATTTTGCTCGTAGATGCCACTCAGGGGGTACAGGCCCAGACATTGACCACCCTTGGTATGGCACGTGAATCTGGGCTCAAAATCATCCCTGTGGTGAGCAAGGTGGATTCGCCATTGGCGCGGGTTCCAGAGGTGAAAACTGAGCTCGCCAAGCTCTTGGGGTGCAGCGAAAGCGAGGTGCTCGAATGTTCCGGTCGCACTGGCGAAGGCGTCGAGAATTTGCTCCAAGAAGTGATCAAGCGCGTGCCACCGCCAAAGGAAGAATTCCCAGCTGGAAAAATGCCAGACGGCAGCGGGCAAGTGGGCAAGGAGAGCTTCCGTGCGCTCATTTTTGATTTTCAATACTCGACGCACCGCGGAGTCATTGTGTATGTGCGCGTGACCGACGGATCGATTTCGAAGAACAGCCAACTGCTCTTCAATGCGGCCGACCAGAAATTCTTCGCGCTCGAGGTGGGCGTGTTCCAGCCGGGAGAGCTCGAAAAAGAGTCCATTGGCGCTGGAGAGATCGGCTACATCGTCACCGGTATCAAGCAACCAGGTATCGCTTCGGTGGGAGACACCATCACCCTGCAAAAGCATCCACTGCCAGCACTCGCAGGATATATGTCGCCGAAGCCGGTGGTGTGGGCATCGATCTATCCGGAAAGCCAGGATGAATTCGTCACCCTGCGCCAAGGTCTCGAGCGACTTCGACTTTCCGATTCTTCATATACCTTTGAAGAAGAAGCCTCCGGCACGTTGGGGCGCGGTTTTCGCTGCGGCTTCCTTGGCATGTTGCATTTGGAAATCATCACCGAGCGGTTGCGCCGCGAATTTCAGTTGCAGTTGGTCGTGACCATGCCAAGTATCACCTATGAGGTCACCGACAAGCAGGGTATGACCAAGATGTACTATTCGCCGTCGCTGTTTCCAGACTACGGCTTCATCGAAAAGATTCGCGAGCCGTGGGTGACGATGAATCTCATCAGTCCGTCCGAATATGTCGGCCCGGTGATGCAGCTTTTGTATGATCATGAGGCCAATGTCCTCGCGACGCACTCTTTTGGCGACAATCGCAACTCTATCGATGTGGAAATGCCGCTCCGAGAGCTGATGCGCAACTTTTTCGACGAGGTGAAGAGCGTGTCTTCAGGCTTTGCGTCAATGTCATACACGATTGGGGAATTGCGCGATGCTGATGTGGCGCGCTTGGACCTTTTGGTGGCAGGGGAGATTGTGCCGGCGTTCACGCGGGTGGTTGCTAAACGAAGAGTGGAAATAGAAGCGGAGAAAGCTGTAGAAAAGTTGCATGCCGCTTTGCCTCGCCAGCAATTTGCCACCAAAATCCAGGGCCAGGCGCTCGGCCGCATTATCTCTTCGAAAACGATCTCCGCTTTCCGCAAGGATGTGACGGGGCATCTGTACGGCGGCGACGTGAGCCGAAAGAACAAGCTGCTCGACCAACAGAAAGAGGGCAAAAAGCGCATGAAGGAGCGTGGCGAGGGGAGTGGCGTGACTATTCCGCAGGATGTGTTTATCAAGATGATGAAGACGGGGGATTAG
- a CDS encoding glutaredoxin domain-containing protein, giving the protein MKNVTIYSTPTCHYCNLAKDFMKSKGISYTEHNVASDLARRKEMVEKSGQMGVPVIDIDGSIMVGFDKPAFAAALGVK; this is encoded by the coding sequence ATGAAAAACGTCACCATCTACTCAACCCCAACCTGTCATTACTGCAACCTCGCGAAAGATTTCATGAAGTCGAAGGGCATCTCGTACACCGAGCACAATGTTGCCAGCGATCTCGCGAGGCGCAAGGAGATGGTGGAGAAGAGCGGTCAGATGGGTGTGCCAGTGATCGATATCGACGGCAGCATCATGGTGGGCTTCGACAAGCCGGCTTTCGCTGCGGCTCTTGGGGTGAAATAG
- a CDS encoding septum formation initiator family protein, whose protein sequence is MREFRQKRQFREMVYSRPTLLVLLMVLFLTARAAYNVYGKESESRDRAARAQTELQNLQQRKVEVAKAIEELNTKEGMEREIRNSFRVAKPGEHLVVLVDPPKTEVDVPEDSLASGLWKKIKGLFGAE, encoded by the coding sequence ATGAGGGAATTTAGGCAAAAACGACAGTTTCGGGAAATGGTGTATTCGCGGCCGACTTTGCTTGTGTTGCTGATGGTTCTTTTTCTCACTGCCCGCGCCGCCTACAACGTGTACGGAAAAGAATCCGAGAGCCGCGACCGAGCGGCGCGGGCACAGACCGAATTGCAAAACCTCCAGCAGCGCAAAGTCGAGGTTGCTAAAGCGATCGAAGAGCTCAACACCAAGGAAGGCATGGAGCGCGAGATCCGCAATAGCTTTCGGGTGGCCAAACCCGGCGAACATTTGGTAGTATTGGTGGACCCGCCAAAGACGGAGGTGGACGTTCCTGAGGACAGCCTCGCTTCCGGCTTGTGGAAGAAGATCAAGGGATTGTTCGGGGCGGAGTAG
- a CDS encoding lipid II flippase MurJ, with protein MVKRLLSFFHREVSGLHEAAYLLAFFAFLAQLLALLRDRLFAYFFGAGNVIDVYYAAFRIPDFIFVSIATTVSISVLVPFFIEKMERNKEEGRAFIDHTFSVFFFAIVVVSIIAFFLMPWLTPIVLPGFANDPALPQLVTLSRILLLSPLLLGFSNFLASITQIHNRFFLYALSPVLYNLGIVFGIIVLYPTMGLYGLGWGVIIGAALHLCIQIPYIVSQKLFPRVLLSIDFKAIRQVVLTSLPRTLTLSSNQIALFFLTASASLMASGSIAIFNFSNNLQSVPLSIIGVSYASAAFPTLSRLFSTGDMKRFVEQMVASTKHIIFWSMPVMVLFIVLRAQIVRTVLGTGHFDWSDTRLTAAALAIFTLSIIPQSLITLFVRAFYSGGKTLKPLLINLFSSGLIVVFAFGLVWAFEHWSAFRLFFETLFKVEGLTGTSVLMLALAYSLGVFVNTIAHWQAFHKEFSEFSRPVFRTLFQTFSASVLMGFVTYRCLGIFDHVFRVDTVFGIFMQGFCSGIIGIIFCLLVLKALKSEELEQVWRTLHTKIWKADVLVPEPEQL; from the coding sequence ATGGTGAAGCGCTTGCTCAGTTTCTTTCATCGGGAGGTAAGCGGTCTCCATGAGGCCGCTTACCTTTTGGCGTTCTTCGCTTTCCTAGCGCAGCTGCTAGCGCTGCTGCGCGACAGACTCTTCGCCTATTTCTTCGGTGCAGGAAATGTGATCGATGTGTACTATGCGGCTTTCCGTATTCCGGATTTCATCTTTGTGTCGATTGCCACCACGGTCTCGATCTCGGTACTCGTACCATTCTTCATTGAGAAGATGGAAAGGAACAAAGAAGAGGGCAGGGCCTTCATCGATCACACATTTTCGGTATTCTTCTTTGCGATCGTGGTGGTATCGATCATTGCATTTTTCTTGATGCCATGGCTTACGCCTATCGTATTACCGGGTTTTGCGAATGATCCGGCGTTGCCACAGCTTGTCACTCTGTCGAGAATTCTCCTACTCTCGCCGCTGCTTCTCGGCTTCTCAAACTTTCTTGCGAGCATCACGCAGATCCATAATCGCTTTTTCCTTTATGCCCTCAGTCCGGTGTTGTATAACCTCGGAATTGTATTCGGCATCATCGTACTGTATCCGACAATGGGACTGTATGGTCTCGGTTGGGGGGTGATTATCGGTGCTGCACTACATCTCTGTATCCAGATTCCATATATTGTGAGTCAGAAATTATTCCCACGTGTGCTGCTAAGTATCGATTTCAAGGCGATCCGTCAGGTGGTGCTCACCTCACTACCGCGGACGCTTACGCTCTCATCAAATCAGATTGCTCTCTTCTTTCTGACAGCGTCAGCTTCGCTCATGGCTTCCGGTTCTATTGCGATTTTTAATTTCTCAAATAACCTGCAGTCGGTGCCGCTCAGTATTATCGGCGTGAGCTACGCTTCGGCAGCATTTCCGACACTGTCACGGCTCTTTTCCACCGGCGACATGAAGCGCTTTGTCGAGCAGATGGTGGCTTCCACAAAGCACATCATCTTCTGGTCTATGCCGGTGATGGTGCTGTTTATCGTGTTGCGCGCCCAAATAGTGCGAACCGTGCTTGGTACTGGCCATTTCGACTGGAGCGACACCCGCCTCACTGCGGCAGCGTTGGCGATCTTCACTCTGTCGATCATTCCGCAGAGTCTCATCACCCTCTTTGTTCGCGCTTTCTATTCTGGCGGCAAGACACTGAAGCCTTTGCTGATCAACCTATTCTCCTCAGGCCTCATTGTGGTGTTTGCCTTTGGCTTGGTTTGGGCCTTCGAACACTGGAGTGCGTTCCGTCTATTTTTTGAGACTTTGTTCAAGGTTGAGGGTCTCACCGGAACTTCGGTATTGATGCTGGCACTGGCGTATTCGCTCGGCGTGTTTGTGAACACGATTGCTCACTGGCAGGCTTTTCATAAAGAGTTTTCGGAGTTCTCTCGACCTGTGTTTCGCACGCTATTTCAGACCTTTTCGGCTTCGGTACTGATGGGTTTTGTGACCTATCGATGTCTTGGTATTTTTGATCACGTATTTCGCGTTGATACCGTTTTCGGCATTTTTATGCAGGGTTTTTGTTCGGGAATCATTGGTATCATCTTCTGTTTGTTGGTGTTGAAGGCGTTGAAAAGCGAGGAGTTGGAGCAGGTGTGGAGGACGCTGCATACAAAGATCTGGAAGGCAGATGTCTTGGTTCCTGAGCCGGAACAGCTATAA